In Methanonatronarchaeum sp. AMET-Sl, one genomic interval encodes:
- a CDS encoding putative sulfate/molybdate transporter: MNLGIDRSNGSIKFDRDEFTGAVGDAITTLPIVVALALLTDISLPHVLFVFAVFQVVWGVWYGYPVSVEPMKALAALAIAGTINYGELALAGLILGVLLLAIGLTKTLEKTRKWIGEPVIRGVQFAVGLLLLETGLELTLVDPLFASTGIIVVIVLGLLGYKNITAITILIIGVLVAIFITGLPMPQTPGLPSLPPLTTSFTWSMTEGVFAQFAMTIGNAALATSLMLQDFYKASVSPDQLSKSMGVMNLTGIPLGGIPMCHGCDGVAGKHEFGAKTGGNNIILGLFYLIAGFFATTALLKAFPISILGVLLLIIAYTLGKNVLKSSDLKISILIGVLTIITNLGIAFIIGITTHQILKKIKY, from the coding sequence TTGAATTTAGGTATCGATAGGTCGAATGGTTCTATTAAATTTGATAGAGATGAGTTTACAGGAGCTGTTGGTGACGCTATAACTACATTACCAATTGTTGTGGCTTTGGCCCTATTAACCGATATTTCTCTACCTCATGTTCTATTTGTTTTCGCTGTTTTCCAGGTTGTTTGGGGTGTTTGGTATGGATATCCAGTGTCTGTAGAGCCTATGAAGGCTTTGGCAGCTCTTGCAATTGCTGGGACAATTAATTATGGAGAGTTAGCGCTTGCTGGCCTGATACTTGGTGTGTTACTTCTGGCAATCGGGCTTACAAAGACACTTGAGAAAACTAGGAAATGGATTGGGGAGCCTGTTATCAGGGGTGTCCAGTTTGCGGTTGGGTTATTGTTGTTGGAGACTGGGCTTGAATTAACATTAGTGGATCCATTGTTTGCTTCAACTGGGATAATAGTTGTTATAGTGCTGGGGTTATTGGGTTATAAGAACATTACAGCAATTACTATATTGATTATTGGAGTTTTGGTTGCAATCTTCATTACTGGGTTGCCTATGCCTCAAACACCTGGGTTGCCGTCACTACCACCTTTAACTACCTCGTTTACATGGAGTATGACTGAAGGGGTTTTTGCACAGTTTGCAATGACAATTGGAAATGCCGCCCTTGCAACCTCGTTGATGCTGCAGGACTTTTATAAAGCCAGTGTTTCTCCAGATCAACTTTCAAAAAGCATGGGGGTTATGAATCTCACGGGAATTCCATTAGGTGGTATACCGATGTGTCATGGTTGTGATGGCGTGGCAGGTAAACATGAATTTGGGGCAAAGACTGGTGGTAACAACATAATACTAGGTTTATTCTATCTAATAGCAGGTTTTTTCGCAACAACCGCATTATTAAAAGCATTCCCAATATCAATACTTGGTGTACTACTACTCATAATCGCATATACACTTGGAAAAAACGTATTAAAATCCAGTGACCTAAAAATCTCGATACTAATCGGAGTGCTTACAATTATAACAAACCTCGGAATAGCATTTATAATCGGAATAACCACCCACCAAATACTTAAAAAAATAAAATACTGA
- a CDS encoding metalloregulator ArsR/SmtB family transcription factor, whose amino-acid sequence MVEDMVRFFKALGNETRLRILGHLLEQEHCVCDFETKVDKDQTTISRHLKILVEAGILEKERDGRYVVYKIRNGDLKETLRTLGVDRVESCC is encoded by the coding sequence ATGGTTGAAGATATGGTTAGGTTTTTTAAGGCTTTAGGTAATGAGACAAGACTTAGGATTTTGGGTCATTTGCTGGAACAGGAGCATTGTGTTTGTGATTTTGAAACTAAGGTTGATAAGGATCAGACTACTATTTCCCGGCACTTGAAGATCCTAGTTGAGGCTGGTATATTGGAGAAAGAGAGAGATGGGAGATATGTTGTATACAAAATTAGGAACGGCGATTTAAAGGAAACTTTAAGGACGTTGGGGGTGGATAGGGTTGAATCTTGTTGCTAA
- the arsM gene encoding arsenite methyltransferase, which yields MKKEELKEFINKEYSEIARNNDGCCQSSCCETDPETLTREVGYSQTELQKIPQKSIRGLGCGNTVKHLGFEEGKEILDLGSGLGIDVFLAAEKIGSEGRVVGLDSSKEMVQKASKIAEENHYKNVSFEHGEMEKIPFEDESFDAVISNCVINLSIDKKQTFQEIYRVLKPKGKILISDIVTEDELPQKIRENPEKWSSCIGGAIPKKEYLKLIENTGFKEIKTISQSKHIPNQKIDTKLHSLQIEAHK from the coding sequence TTGAAGAAAGAAGAACTTAAAGAATTTATAAATAAAGAGTATTCAGAAATTGCTAGAAATAATGATGGTTGCTGTCAATCTTCTTGTTGTGAAACCGACCCTGAGACATTAACCAGGGAAGTAGGATATTCTCAAACTGAGTTACAGAAAATTCCTCAAAAATCGATTAGAGGATTGGGTTGTGGGAATACAGTAAAACATTTAGGTTTTGAGGAAGGTAAAGAAATTCTTGACCTCGGTTCAGGCTTAGGGATAGATGTATTTCTAGCTGCTGAAAAAATTGGTTCCGAAGGCCGTGTAGTAGGTCTAGATTCGTCCAAAGAAATGGTTCAAAAAGCTTCTAAAATAGCAGAGGAAAATCATTACAAAAATGTAAGTTTTGAACACGGGGAGATGGAAAAAATCCCTTTTGAAGATGAAAGTTTTGATGCAGTAATCAGTAACTGCGTAATAAATCTATCTATAGATAAAAAACAGACATTCCAAGAGATATACAGAGTTTTAAAACCAAAAGGAAAGATATTAATATCTGATATCGTAACAGAAGATGAACTTCCCCAAAAAATAAGAGAAAATCCAGAAAAATGGTCATCATGTATTGGTGGAGCAATACCAAAAAAAGAATACCTAAAACTGATAGAAAATACAGGGTTCAAAGAAATCAAGACAATATCCCAATCAAAACACATACCTAATCAAAAAATAGATACCAAACTACATAGCCTTCAAATAGAAGCACATAAATAA
- a CDS encoding isochorismatase family cysteine hydrolase: MKAVLVVDMLKDFVEEGAPLEVERAREFVGDINCLLDEARSQGNLVVFVCDRHREDDPEFDVFPEHCVESTEGAEVLDGLDKREEDIVIPKRRFSAFFGTDLDLTLREHGVDELVVVGILTNICVLYTVADAVQRGYEVTVCSDLVTSPDQEAHEFALEQMADVLGADVTKC, encoded by the coding sequence ATGAAGGCTGTTCTTGTTGTAGATATGCTTAAGGATTTTGTTGAGGAGGGTGCTCCACTTGAAGTTGAGCGAGCTAGGGAGTTTGTAGGTGATATTAACTGCCTATTGGATGAGGCGCGTTCTCAAGGAAACCTGGTGGTTTTTGTTTGTGACAGGCATAGGGAGGATGATCCTGAGTTCGATGTTTTTCCAGAGCATTGTGTAGAGAGTACTGAGGGTGCTGAGGTTCTTGATGGACTTGATAAACGTGAAGAAGATATTGTTATACCTAAAAGACGTTTTTCGGCTTTTTTCGGTACTGATCTTGACCTCACGTTGAGGGAGCATGGGGTTGATGAGTTGGTTGTTGTTGGTATTCTCACTAATATATGTGTGTTGTATACGGTTGCTGATGCGGTTCAGAGGGGGTATGAGGTTACTGTTTGTTCAGATCTTGTTACCTCACCGGACCAGGAGGCCCATGAGTTTGCTCTCGAGCAGATGGCTGATGTTTTGGGAGCCGATGTGACTAAGTGTTAG
- a CDS encoding DUF4870 domain-containing protein, with amino-acid sequence MSTSIGLDENVAGALAYLFGFITGIILLVMEKDSKFVRFHAAQSTVVFGAIFVLFILLSIVSTVLAFAGLGIITFVFSLISMLVWLLAVLLWLYLMFTAYKGNETRVPGAAGLTEKLL; translated from the coding sequence ATGAGTACTAGTATTGGTTTGGATGAAAATGTTGCAGGAGCCTTGGCTTATTTGTTTGGCTTTATTACTGGCATTATTTTGTTAGTGATGGAGAAGGACAGTAAGTTTGTTAGGTTTCATGCGGCTCAGTCTACGGTTGTTTTCGGTGCTATCTTCGTTTTATTTATTTTGCTTAGCATTGTCTCGACGGTGTTGGCTTTCGCTGGTCTTGGTATTATAACCTTTGTATTTTCGTTGATTAGCATGTTGGTATGGCTTTTAGCGGTACTTTTATGGCTGTACTTGATGTTTACAGCTTATAAAGGCAATGAAACTAGGGTGCCTGGTGCAGCAGGGCTTACAGAGAAACTACTCTAA
- a CDS encoding DUF2284 domain-containing protein, with protein MNKKEIEEIFHQKGFKEYKWINPKDIEIREWVRIKCQNCPNYGTAAHCPPHTPTVQRSKRFFKEYKTAVIFHITKTLKDPNQHPEWTDKINQQLIEIENELFLNGYHKTYTLFIGPCKLCQECTGTPKTCRHPKKARPSAEAMAIDVYNTAKKHNYPINTLTDYNQKMNRYPFLLIE; from the coding sequence TTGAATAAAAAAGAAATAGAAGAAATATTCCACCAAAAAGGATTCAAAGAATACAAATGGATCAACCCAAAAGACATAGAAATCCGTGAATGGGTTCGAATCAAATGCCAAAACTGCCCAAACTACGGAACAGCAGCACACTGCCCACCACACACCCCAACAGTACAAAGAAGCAAAAGATTCTTCAAAGAATACAAAACCGCAGTAATATTCCACATAACCAAAACACTCAAAGACCCAAACCAACACCCAGAATGGACAGACAAAATAAACCAACAACTAATCGAAATAGAAAACGAACTATTCCTAAACGGATACCACAAAACATACACACTATTCATCGGACCATGCAAACTATGCCAAGAATGCACAGGAACACCCAAAACATGCAGACACCCCAAAAAAGCACGACCATCCGCCGAAGCAATGGCAATAGACGTATACAACACAGCAAAAAAACACAACTACCCAATAAACACACTAACAGACTACAACCAAAAAATGAACAGATACCCATTCCTACTAATAGAATAA